The segment GGCGTCGGGGGTGACGATGCCGTGGCGGTCGGCGTCGGCGTCGTTGCCGGTGGCGATGGCGTACTCGTCCTTGCGGCCCACCAGCGACGCCATGGCGTACGGCGAGGAGCAGTCCATGCGGATCTTGCCGTCCCAGTCGAGCGTCATGAACCGCCACGTCGGGTCGACGAGCGGATTCACCACCGACAGGTCGAGCCGGTGGCGCTCGGCGATCTCGCCCCAGTAGGCGACGCTCGCACCGCCCAGCGGGTCGGCGCCGATGCGCACCCCGGCGTCGCGGATCGCGTCGAGGTCGAGCACCGACGGCAGGTCGTCGACGTAGGTGCCGAGGAAGTCGTAGGACCCGACCTCGGCGCGCGCCTTGGCGAACGAGACCCGACGGACCCCCGCGATGTTGCCGCGGATGAGCTCGTTGGCGCGGGCCGCGATCACGCTGGTGGCGTCGGAGTCGGCCGGTCCGCCGTGGGGCGGGTTGTACTTGAACCCGCCGTCCTGGGGTGGGTTGTGCGAGGGCGTGACCACGATGCCGTCGGCGAGCCCGGCACCGGTCGTACGCCCCTGGTTGGCGCGCAGGATCGCGTGGCTGACCGCAGGGGTGGGGGTGAAGCCGTCGCGGTCGTCGACCAGCACCGTGACGTCGTTGGCGACCAGCACCTCCAGCGCCGTGGCCCAGGCTGGCTCCGACAGGGCGTGGGTGTCGCGGCCGACGAACAGCGGGCCGTCGTAGCCCTGCTCCTTGCGGTAGTCGCAGATCGCCTGCGTGGTCGCGGCGATGTGCACCTCGTTGAAGGACGTGGTGAGCGAGGTGCCACGGTGGCCGCTCGTGCCGAACGCGACCTGCTGGGAGACGTCGTCGGGATCGGGCTCGAGGTCGAAGTAGGCCGTCACGAGGTGGGAGACGTCCACCAGGTCCTCGGTGCGGGCGGGCTGTCCGGCTCTCTCGTGGGTGGCCATGGGCCCATCTTGGCGGGTCACGCCGTGGGTTGGGCAAGACCCCCGGCACGTCCGTGGTCCGAGAATCTCGGAGATGGGCGCAGAAAGTGCCGTGTCGGCTGTCGATCCGGGCAGGGCCGGTCCGTCAGAGTGGTGAGGCCGCAGCCCCTGCGGTCCGCGACGCGAAGGAGTCACCGGCGATGAGCCGCTACCTGATCCTGCTGCCCGCCCCCGAGGCCGACTGGGCCGACCTGCCGCCCGAGGAGCACGAGAAGGGACACCGCTCCCACCAGGAGTTCCAGCGCGACCTGGAGGCCGAGGGGCACACCCTCGTGACCGTCAGCCCGCTCGAGCCCTCGGCGCGGGCGACGTCGATGCGCCCCGACGGCGCGGGCGGCGCACTGGTGACCGACGGGCCGTTCAGCGAGACCGCCGAGCAGGTGGTCGGCTTCTACCTCGTCGACTCCGAGGACGGGGACACGCTGCGAGCGGCGTGCGAGCGGTTCGCCGCGCGCGGCGAGCACATCGAGCTGCGCCGGCTGGCGGAGTGAGGAGAGGGTCATGACCGACTACATCGTGCTGCTGTTCGGCGACACGGAGGCGTGGTGGGACACGCCCGAGGAGGAGAAGAAGGCGACGTACGACGTCCACGGGAGGTTCACCGAGGAGCTCGTCAGGCGTGGCCACACGATCATCGGCGGCGCCGAGCTGCCGCGGGCGTCCGAGGCGAGGTCGCTCGCACCGCACGCCGACAGCGTCACCGACGGCCCGTGGGCCGAGACGAGCGAGCAGCTCGGCGGCTACTACGAGGTCAGCACGGACGACCTCGACGACCTCATGGACGTGTGCCGGATCCTGTCGGCGACCGGCGACGCGGTCGAGGTGCGCCGCAAGCTCTCGGGCGAGGAGGGAACGTCATGAAGTACCTGGTCCTGCTGGTCGGGGACGGTGAAGAGAAGCCCTGGTCTGAGCAGACCGAGGAGGAGCAGGGGGCGGCGATGGCGAAGTTCGGTGCGTTCGGCGATGCCTGCGACGCGCGCGACGGCGTCCGGATCCTCGCCGGCGAGGCGTTGAGCGGCCCACGCGATGCCACCGTCATGCGCACGACCGGCGGCAGGGTCCACCTGACCGACGGGCCCTACGCCGAGGTCATCGAGGGAATGGGCGGTTTCTACCTGCTCGAGGCCCCCGACCTGGACGTCGTCGTGGAGCTGCTGCGGGTGCTGCCGCCGTACGACATCCAGATCCACCCCACGGTGGACGTGGAGCTCTGAGCGAGCGGGTGGGCGACGCCTCGGCCGACCTGGAGCGGGTCGTGCGGGAGGAGTGGGGCCGCCTCGTGGCGCTCCTCCTCGCTCAGTTCCGCCGCCTCGACCTCGTCGAGGACGCGTTGGGCGACGCCGTCGAGGCGGCCAGCCGCACCTGGCCCGCCGACGGTGTGCCGGCCAACCCGCCGGCGTGGCTGATGACCGCGGCGCGACGACGGGTGCTCGACCGACTCCGCACCGAGGACGTGGCCCGACGCAAGGAGCCGCTGCTGCTCCTCGACGCCGAGCAGCACCAGGAAGGAGCCCGCAGCATGGCCGACGCCGGCAGCCTGGTCGAGGACGACGTGCTGCGCCTGGTGCTCATGTGCGCCCACCCGGCGCTGGCGCCCGAGGCCGCCAGTGCGCTGAGCCTGCGGCTGGTCCTCGGCGTGCCGACTGCCGACATCGCCCGGCTGTTCCTGGTGCCCGAGCCGACGATGGCGGCCCGGATCACGCGCGCCAAGAAGCGCATCGTGGGGGCCGGCATCCCGTTCGCCGTGCCCGACGCCGGCGTGCTGCCCGAACGCCTCGAGGTCGTGGCGCAGACCGCCTACCTCACCTTCACCGCTGGCTACTCCCCCGGCACCGGCCCCGACCTGCTGCGCGCCGACCAGTCCGGGGAGGCGATCCGGCTCGTGCGCGTGGTGCTCGGCCTGCGCCCGGACGAGCCGGCGCTCGTCGCGCTGCTCGCGCTGATGCTGCTCCACCACTCCCGGCGCGACGCCCGGGTCGGTGACGGGCGACTGGTGCTCCTCGCCGACCAGGACCGCACCAGGTGGCACCACGACGAGATCGCGGAGGCGACCCGGCTGCTCGCCCGGCCGCACCTGGCCGGACCGCTGACCCCGCTGGCGGCGTCGTACGTCCTGCAGGCGCGGATCGCCGCCGAGCACGCCACCGCGCCGACGGCGCAGGACACCCGCTGGGACCGCGTCGTGGGGCTCTACGACGTGCTGCTCCAGGTGGCACCCACCCCGTCGGCCCGGCTGGCCCGAGCCGTCGCGATCGCCGAGCAGCACGGACCGGCCGCCGGCCTCGACGCGCTCGAGGGGCTGGACCTCCCCCAGAGCCACCGGCCCGCGGCGGTGCGGGCCGAGCTGCTGTCCCGTGCGGGGGACGTCGACGCCGCCCGTGCGGCGTACGACCAGGCCATCGCGGCCTGTCGCAACGAGGTCGAGACGGAGTTCCTCGTCGCGCAGCGCGACGCGCTGCCTGACCGCTAGCCCGCCTGCTCGCCGGGCACCGGCTGCTGCTTGGCGAGGACGGTGAGTCCCTCGTCGACGACGAAGCCGCGCGCGCGGTCGGCCTCCTGGTCGACCCCGATCTGCACGCCGGGCGGGACGACGACGCCCTTGTCGATGATCGCGTTGCGCACGATCGCGCCCTCACCGATGTGCACACCGTCCATCAGCACCGAGTCGGAGACCTCCGCGCCGTCCTTGACCCAGACCGCCGGCGAGAGCACCGACTGGTTGACAGTGCCGCCGCTGACGACGACACCGGGCGAGAGGATGGAGTTGAACGTCGAGACCCCCGCGCCGCTGGCGCCCTCGACGAGCTTGGCTGGCGGGTGCGGCCCGTAGCTGGTGTAGATCGGCCAGGCCTTGTTGTAGAGGTTGAAGACCGGCAGCGGCGAGACCAGGTCGAGGTGGGCGTCGTAGTACGACCTCATCGTCCCGACGTCGCGCCAGTAGCCGCGGTCGCGGTCGGTCGAGCCGGGGACCTCGTTGTCCTTGTAGTCGTAGACGGCGGACTCCGACTTGTCGACGAACCACGGCACGATGTCGCCGCCCATGTCGTGCTTGGACTGCTCGAGCTCGGCATCGCGGGTGACGGCGTCGCGCAGCGCGTCTGCGGTGAAGACGTAGTTGCCCATGCTGGCGAGCACCTCGTCGGGGGCGTCCGGGAGCCCGACCGGGTCCGTCGGCTTCTCGAGGAAGGCGCGGATCTTCTGCGGGTTGCCGGGGTCCACGTCGATCACGCCGAACTGGTCGGCCAGGCTGATCGGCTGGCGGATCGCGGCGACCGTGCAGCCGGCACCCGACTCGACGTGGTCGGCGACCATCTGCGAGAAGTCCATCCGGTACACGTGGTCCGCGCCCACCACCACGACGATGTCGGGCTGCTCGTCGGTGAGCAGGTTGAGCGACTGGTAGATCGCGTCGGCGCTGCCGAGGTACCACCGCTTGCCGACGCGCTGCTGCGCCGGCACCGGGGTGACGTAGTTGCCCAGCAGGTTGGACATGCGCCAGGTCGTCGTGACGTGGCGGTCCAGGCTGTGCGACTTGTACTGCGTCAGCACGACGACCTTGAGGTAGCCGGAGTTGACGACGTTGGACAGGGCGAAGTCGATGAGCCGGTAGATCCCGCCGAACGGCACCGCAGGCTTGGCCCGGTCGGCCGTCAACGGCATCAGCCTCTTGCCCTCGCCTCCGGCGAGGACAACGGCGAGGACCTTCTTGCGCGGGGGCGTGATGGCCATGCGACGAAACTAGCCGTCCGCAGGAGCGCGGTCGACCTCCCTCGGGTCTGTGTTTTGCGGCTAGGTTCGGCGCATGCGCATCGACGTCCTCAGCAAGGAGTACCCACCGGAGGTCTACGGCGGCGCAGGCGTCCATGTCGCCGAGCTGGTCCGCGCGCTCCGGGTGCAGCCCGACGTCGACGCACGGGTGCGCTGCTTCGGGGCGACGCGTTCGGAGCCCGGCACGACGGCGTACGCCGAGCCGGAGTCGCTCGTCGGAGCCAACGCTGCCATCCGCACGTTGGGCGTCGACCTCGCGATGGTCGACGACTGCGCCGGGGCCGACCTGGTCCACTCGCACACCTGGTACGCCAACATGGCCGGCCACCTCGCCGGGCTGATGCACGGCATCCCCCACGTGGTGAGCGCCCACTCCCTCGAGCCGATGCGGCCGTGGAAGGCCGAGCAGCTCGGCGGCGGCTACGCCCTGTCGAGCTGGGCGGAGCGGACGGCGTACGAGGGTGCCGCCGGCATCGTCGCGGTCAGCGCCGCGATGCGCGACGACGTCCTGCGCAGCTACCCGTTGGTCGACCCCGCGCGGGTGCACGTCGTGCACAACGGCATCGACACCACGGAGTGGGCGCCCGTGCCGAACCCCGATCGCGTCCGCGAGCTCGGAGTGGACCCCGACCGGCCGAGCGTCATCTTCGTCGGCCGGATCACCCGCCAGAAGGGCCTGCCGCTGTTCCTGCGTGCGGCTGCGGCGCTGCCGCCCGAGGTCCAGCTCGTGCTGTGCGCCGGCGCGCCCGACACCCCCGAGATCGAGGCCGAGGTCCGCGGCCTCGTCGAGGACCTCGCCGCGACGCGCTCCGGGGTCGTGTGGATCGCCGAGATGCTGCCCCGCCCCGACGTCGTGGCCCTGCTGACCGCCGCCACCGTCTTCGCCTGCCCCTCGATCTACGAGCCGCTCGGCATCGTCAACCTCGAGGCGATGGCCTGCGAGACCGCCGTCGTCGCCACCGCCACCGGCGGCATCCCCGAGGTCGTCGTCGACGGCGAGACGGGCTGGCTGGTCCCCATCGAGCAGGCCACCGACGGCACCGGCACCCCACTGGACCCCGAGCGCTACGTCGCCGACCTCGCCGCCGCCCTGACCGACGCCGTCAGCGACCCCGACCGCGCCCGTGCCTACGGCGTCGCTGGTCGCCGGCGGGCGGAGGAGTCCTTCAGCTGGGGCTCGATCGCCACCCGCACCCTCGACCTCTACTCCTCGCTCGTGCACGCCTCGTAGACGCGCGGACAGAAGTCCGCCCTACGGTGGGTGGTCCGCCTGAGCCAATGGCGCGAGCGCGGGTTGTGTCCGCGCGTCTGCGGGCTGTGGATGAGTCCAGCGCACTCACGCGGAGTCCGTCCATGCTGCAGGGGTGGACGTCATCACCGTGATCGAGCGGTCAGGAGGCCTGGCCACCCGGGCCGACCTGATCCGGGCGACCTCGCGCGCAGACGTCGACCGGGCAATGGCACGAGGGGCACTCCGACGGGTCGGACAGGGCCGCTATGCGCTCCCCGGTGTGGAGCAGGCTGCCGCCACAGCCCACCGGCTCAACGGCCACCTGAGCCTGACCAGCGCCGCCGTGCACCACGGCTGGGAGGTCAAGACCGTCCCGCCGATCCCCCACGTCGTCTTCCCCCGCAAGCGCAACGTTCCCCGGCTCGGCCGGCGCGAGGTGGTGGTGCACCGGGCCGACCTCGGACCTGACGATGTCACCGGCATCGCCACGAGTCGCGAGCTGACACTGCTGCAGTGCCTGCGGTCGCTGCCGGACGACGAGGCACTTGCAGTCGCGGACTCCGCGCTGCGACATGGGGAGATACCGACGCTCCGGCGGGTGATGGCCACGGCACGCGGAGCGGGCAGCGCCAAGGTACGCCGCATCGGCAAGCAGGCGGACGCACGTGCCGCGAACCCGTTCGAGTCGGTCATGCGGGCGATCTGCCTGCAGGTGCCGGGTCTCTCCGTCACACCACAGCTCGTGCTGTCGAGTGACCACGTCTGGGCGCGCCCCGACCTGGTGGACCGTGAGCGTCGGATCGTCATCGAGTGCGACTCGTGGCAGTGGCACGGCGACCGCAGGGGTTTCGTCAAGGACGTGCGGCGCTACACGCTCCTCACGGCCGACGGCTGGATGGTGCTCCGCTTCACGTGGGACGACGTCATGATGCGACCCGCGTGGGTTCGCGCCGTTCTCTGCCGTGCGGTTGGCGTACACGCGCGGACAGAACTTCTTCCTGTGTGGCCCGTCGCTGCGTGAGCGCCCTCGGCGGGCGGACTTGTGTCCGCGCGGCTACGGCAGAATCGGGGATGCCGGGCGGGCGGATGCAGGGCTACCGTGGATCGACCAGGAGGCGCCATGAGCCAGCCGAGCCC is part of the Nocardioides cavernae genome and harbors:
- the pgm gene encoding phosphoglucomutase (alpha-D-glucose-1,6-bisphosphate-dependent) encodes the protein MATHERAGQPARTEDLVDVSHLVTAYFDLEPDPDDVSQQVAFGTSGHRGTSLTTSFNEVHIAATTQAICDYRKEQGYDGPLFVGRDTHALSEPAWATALEVLVANDVTVLVDDRDGFTPTPAVSHAILRANQGRTTGAGLADGIVVTPSHNPPQDGGFKYNPPHGGPADSDATSVIAARANELIRGNIAGVRRVSFAKARAEVGSYDFLGTYVDDLPSVLDLDAIRDAGVRIGADPLGGASVAYWGEIAERHRLDLSVVNPLVDPTWRFMTLDWDGKIRMDCSSPYAMASLVGRKDEYAIATGNDADADRHGIVTPDAGLMNPNHFLAVAIAHLFGGARPEWSADTRIGKTLVSSSMIDRVAESIGKPLVEVPVGFKWFVPGLMDGSFGFGGEESAGASFLRRDGSTWTTDKDGLLLALLASEILGATGRTPSQHYAELVARHGDPAYARIDAPADREQKAKLAALSPGDVSATTLAGEEITGKLTEAPGNGAKIGGLKVTTESAWFAARPSGTEDVYKIYAESFRGPDHLAQVQDEAREVVSAALR
- a CDS encoding YciI family protein translates to MSRYLILLPAPEADWADLPPEEHEKGHRSHQEFQRDLEAEGHTLVTVSPLEPSARATSMRPDGAGGALVTDGPFSETAEQVVGFYLVDSEDGDTLRAACERFAARGEHIELRRLAE
- a CDS encoding YciI family protein — its product is MTDYIVLLFGDTEAWWDTPEEEKKATYDVHGRFTEELVRRGHTIIGGAELPRASEARSLAPHADSVTDGPWAETSEQLGGYYEVSTDDLDDLMDVCRILSATGDAVEVRRKLSGEEGTS
- a CDS encoding YciI family protein, coding for MKYLVLLVGDGEEKPWSEQTEEEQGAAMAKFGAFGDACDARDGVRILAGEALSGPRDATVMRTTGGRVHLTDGPYAEVIEGMGGFYLLEAPDLDVVVELLRVLPPYDIQIHPTVDVEL
- a CDS encoding RNA polymerase sigma factor codes for the protein MGDASADLERVVREEWGRLVALLLAQFRRLDLVEDALGDAVEAASRTWPADGVPANPPAWLMTAARRRVLDRLRTEDVARRKEPLLLLDAEQHQEGARSMADAGSLVEDDVLRLVLMCAHPALAPEAASALSLRLVLGVPTADIARLFLVPEPTMAARITRAKKRIVGAGIPFAVPDAGVLPERLEVVAQTAYLTFTAGYSPGTGPDLLRADQSGEAIRLVRVVLGLRPDEPALVALLALMLLHHSRRDARVGDGRLVLLADQDRTRWHHDEIAEATRLLARPHLAGPLTPLAASYVLQARIAAEHATAPTAQDTRWDRVVGLYDVLLQVAPTPSARLARAVAIAEQHGPAAGLDALEGLDLPQSHRPAAVRAELLSRAGDVDAARAAYDQAIAACRNEVETEFLVAQRDALPDR
- the glgC gene encoding glucose-1-phosphate adenylyltransferase, with amino-acid sequence MAITPPRKKVLAVVLAGGEGKRLMPLTADRAKPAVPFGGIYRLIDFALSNVVNSGYLKVVVLTQYKSHSLDRHVTTTWRMSNLLGNYVTPVPAQQRVGKRWYLGSADAIYQSLNLLTDEQPDIVVVVGADHVYRMDFSQMVADHVESGAGCTVAAIRQPISLADQFGVIDVDPGNPQKIRAFLEKPTDPVGLPDAPDEVLASMGNYVFTADALRDAVTRDAELEQSKHDMGGDIVPWFVDKSESAVYDYKDNEVPGSTDRDRGYWRDVGTMRSYYDAHLDLVSPLPVFNLYNKAWPIYTSYGPHPPAKLVEGASGAGVSTFNSILSPGVVVSGGTVNQSVLSPAVWVKDGAEVSDSVLMDGVHIGEGAIVRNAIIDKGVVVPPGVQIGVDQEADRARGFVVDEGLTVLAKQQPVPGEQAG
- the glgA gene encoding glycogen synthase; translated protein: MRIDVLSKEYPPEVYGGAGVHVAELVRALRVQPDVDARVRCFGATRSEPGTTAYAEPESLVGANAAIRTLGVDLAMVDDCAGADLVHSHTWYANMAGHLAGLMHGIPHVVSAHSLEPMRPWKAEQLGGGYALSSWAERTAYEGAAGIVAVSAAMRDDVLRSYPLVDPARVHVVHNGIDTTEWAPVPNPDRVRELGVDPDRPSVIFVGRITRQKGLPLFLRAAAALPPEVQLVLCAGAPDTPEIEAEVRGLVEDLAATRSGVVWIAEMLPRPDVVALLTAATVFACPSIYEPLGIVNLEAMACETAVVATATGGIPEVVVDGETGWLVPIEQATDGTGTPLDPERYVADLAAALTDAVSDPDRARAYGVAGRRRAEESFSWGSIATRTLDLYSSLVHAS
- a CDS encoding DUF559 domain-containing protein; translation: MDVITVIERSGGLATRADLIRATSRADVDRAMARGALRRVGQGRYALPGVEQAAATAHRLNGHLSLTSAAVHHGWEVKTVPPIPHVVFPRKRNVPRLGRREVVVHRADLGPDDVTGIATSRELTLLQCLRSLPDDEALAVADSALRHGEIPTLRRVMATARGAGSAKVRRIGKQADARAANPFESVMRAICLQVPGLSVTPQLVLSSDHVWARPDLVDRERRIVIECDSWQWHGDRRGFVKDVRRYTLLTADGWMVLRFTWDDVMMRPAWVRAVLCRAVGVHARTELLPVWPVAA